The proteins below come from a single Caulobacter flavus genomic window:
- a CDS encoding energy transducer TonB family protein: MSPKTLAIGCSVCVHVLSLLSLIRTPPGDNLPMSPAQEATAVELSLVEPSQLDASPPSASIAPRPRTASVDAPPPPEIFVAETAPPGAPRGEAAQNREAVEATGAARTGAAEAHDPGQQDASREYCRQLLAHIRLYRRYPDAASQERTGGAVQLLFGLSRDGAVTDVRIVRTSGVSALDDAAVATVLRAQPLPPIPATLPDRLTVQLPVSFMPA, from the coding sequence GTGTCGCCCAAGACCCTGGCCATCGGCTGTTCGGTCTGCGTTCACGTGCTGTCGCTGCTTTCGCTGATCAGGACGCCCCCTGGCGACAACCTGCCGATGTCGCCGGCGCAGGAGGCGACGGCCGTCGAGCTCAGCCTGGTCGAGCCCTCCCAGCTGGACGCCTCGCCGCCGTCGGCCTCGATCGCGCCACGTCCCCGGACCGCCTCGGTCGACGCGCCGCCGCCTCCCGAGATCTTCGTCGCCGAAACCGCCCCGCCCGGCGCGCCCAGAGGCGAGGCCGCGCAGAACCGCGAAGCCGTCGAGGCGACCGGCGCCGCCAGGACCGGCGCGGCCGAAGCGCATGATCCGGGCCAGCAGGACGCCAGTCGCGAGTATTGCCGCCAACTGCTGGCGCACATCCGCCTCTACCGACGCTATCCCGACGCCGCCAGCCAGGAGCGGACCGGCGGCGCGGTGCAACTGCTCTTCGGCCTCAGCCGCGACGGCGCGGTCACCGACGTGCGCATCGTGCGCACTTCAGGCGTCTCCGCCCTCGACGACGCGGCCGTGGCCACCGTGCTGCGCGCCCAGCCCCTGCCCCCCATTCCCGCGACCCTGCCGGATCGCCTGACGGTCCAGCTTCCGGTCTCCTTCATGCCCGCTTGA
- a CDS encoding RNA polymerase sigma factor, whose product MSDTWATLRRRLLSRYDEFVRRLTKRFGSADLAREVVHETYMRFERVGGDMPIHNPDGYIFRTAINIAKNKGVVERRYLNFDEIETLAGLPDDAPDPARVAEARSEMALMQRALAQLPSRRREIFEASWVDEVPHADLAARYGVHLRTIQRELEQATSFVRTFCKENAPAERRISPARLSSS is encoded by the coding sequence ATGTCCGACACATGGGCCACACTGCGTAGAAGACTGCTTTCCCGATACGACGAATTCGTCCGAAGACTGACGAAGCGTTTCGGATCCGCCGACCTCGCCCGCGAGGTCGTGCACGAGACCTACATGCGATTTGAGCGCGTCGGCGGCGACATGCCGATCCACAATCCCGACGGCTACATCTTCCGGACGGCGATCAACATCGCCAAGAACAAAGGCGTCGTCGAAAGGCGCTACCTGAACTTCGATGAAATCGAGACCCTGGCCGGCCTGCCCGACGATGCTCCCGACCCCGCCCGCGTGGCCGAGGCCCGTTCGGAAATGGCGCTCATGCAGCGGGCTCTCGCCCAGTTGCCCTCCCGGCGCCGCGAGATCTTCGAAGCCTCCTGGGTGGACGAGGTGCCGCACGCGGACCTGGCCGCGCGATACGGCGTGCACCTGCGCACCATCCAGCGGGAGCTCGAGCAGGCCACCTCGTTCGTCCGCACGTTCTGCAAGGAAAATGCCCCTGCGGAACGTCGCATTTCGCCCGCTCGATTGTCTTCCTCCTAG
- a CDS encoding FecR family protein, producing MSAPITDSAALDPIEARGLEWINRALSGQMTPEEVDELARWRAEKPDHEAAFVEAVRFRRAVRDAVLEARAQPCAPSTASETALRPPRAARKATMSRRAMIGGSIAASVVGGYAVLRSSDDIWSAATGDRPDYRVDKGQRRSIAVASGVSAEFNTQTRASVDQTARGAEIKLISGEAAVAARTPVVIKAGLGETSTRDGRVNVRQDGATVCVTCIAGEARVARGGQAVTLTSGSQVVYDRKGLGGVHSVDPGVAVSWLSGLLVFRDAPLQQVVDEINRYRRGRIVLVDPALGRRPVYGVFQISRIDGAAEQVRRLTGAKITRLPGGLVLVS from the coding sequence ATGAGCGCTCCCATTACCGACTCAGCAGCGCTCGATCCGATCGAGGCTCGCGGCCTGGAGTGGATCAACCGAGCGCTCTCCGGGCAGATGACGCCGGAGGAGGTCGACGAGCTCGCCCGCTGGCGCGCGGAAAAGCCCGACCACGAGGCCGCCTTCGTCGAGGCCGTGCGTTTTCGCCGAGCGGTGCGCGACGCCGTGCTGGAAGCCCGCGCCCAACCGTGCGCCCCCAGCACGGCTTCCGAGACCGCGCTCCGCCCGCCCCGCGCCGCACGCAAGGCGACGATGTCGCGTCGCGCCATGATCGGTGGAAGCATCGCCGCCTCGGTGGTCGGCGGCTACGCCGTGCTAAGGTCGTCCGACGACATCTGGTCGGCCGCGACGGGCGACCGGCCTGACTATCGCGTCGACAAGGGCCAGCGCCGCAGCATCGCCGTGGCCAGCGGCGTGTCGGCCGAGTTCAACACCCAGACCCGCGCGTCGGTCGACCAGACCGCGCGAGGCGCCGAGATCAAGCTGATTTCCGGCGAGGCCGCCGTGGCCGCCCGCACGCCCGTGGTGATCAAGGCCGGGCTCGGCGAAACCTCCACCCGCGACGGCCGCGTCAACGTGCGCCAGGACGGCGCGACCGTATGCGTCACCTGCATCGCTGGCGAGGCGCGGGTCGCGCGTGGCGGCCAGGCCGTGACGCTGACCAGCGGCAGCCAGGTCGTCTACGATCGCAAGGGCCTCGGAGGCGTCCACAGCGTGGACCCCGGCGTCGCCGTCAGCTGGCTGAGCGGCCTTCTGGTCTTCCGCGACGCGCCGCTGCAGCAGGTGGTCGACGAGATCAACCGCTACCGCCGCGGACGGATCGTGCTCGTCGACCCGGCGCTTGGCCGTCGACCGGTCTATGGCGTCTTCCAGATCAGCCGGATCGACGGCGCCGCCGAACAGGTGCGCCGCCTGACCGGCGCCAAGATCACCCGGTTGCCGGGCGGACTGGTGCTGGTCAGCTAG
- a CDS encoding ShlB/FhaC/HecB family hemolysin secretion/activation protein, whose product MSSRAKARHAWLAVAGSLAALSAAGANAQENAPDPSEPRFDINAIDVEGASLLDQASLELAIYPHLGPGRTRADVAAAQQALEAAYHAKGYQSVVVEVPRQTVAEGVVRLKVVETPIGRVRVTGSKYSALDEVRKAIPSLSEGKVADFNQAQAEITEANRLPGRQVTPLVRPGAAPGTLDVDLQVTDQSPLHGSLEVNNDRSASTKSLRLNTNLRYENLWQKGHTLSLTYLVAPERPDDSQVYAASYVAPIWNTPWSVLAYAFKSDSDVATIGGVNVLGQGATVGLRGIYQFASFHDISQSLSVGVDYKHFYDLARLADEKVSPGRVDYWPLTATYTLRRQAKSVTTASLSVTANMRGLGDDDDGFQTKRLDARANFVHVNVELEQLQPLPLGLQLNSRFSGQISDSPLVSSEQFSAGGASSVRGFLAAETLGDNGVNLSFELRSPALLDSHPKLLRDWRAYGFVDAASLWVLAPDVDQKQDMLIYSAGLGTRFQLLERLNGDIVAAFPLKNGPTRRGGGDRAYVNFSLKAEF is encoded by the coding sequence ATGTCGTCTCGGGCGAAGGCGCGGCATGCCTGGCTGGCGGTCGCGGGAAGCCTGGCCGCGCTCTCGGCCGCCGGGGCCAACGCCCAGGAAAACGCTCCGGACCCGTCCGAACCGCGCTTCGACATCAACGCCATCGACGTCGAGGGCGCGAGCCTGCTCGACCAGGCAAGCCTGGAACTGGCGATCTATCCTCACCTCGGCCCCGGGCGCACGCGCGCCGACGTGGCGGCCGCCCAGCAGGCGCTCGAAGCGGCCTATCACGCCAAGGGCTATCAGTCGGTCGTGGTCGAGGTGCCGCGCCAGACCGTGGCCGAGGGCGTGGTGCGGCTGAAGGTGGTCGAGACCCCGATCGGCCGCGTCCGCGTCACCGGCTCGAAATACTCGGCCCTGGACGAGGTGCGCAAAGCCATACCCTCGCTGTCCGAGGGCAAGGTGGCCGACTTCAACCAGGCCCAGGCCGAGATCACCGAGGCCAACCGGCTGCCCGGCCGCCAGGTGACCCCCCTCGTCCGCCCAGGCGCTGCCCCCGGCACGCTGGACGTCGACCTTCAGGTCACCGACCAGTCCCCCTTGCACGGCTCGCTCGAGGTGAACAACGACCGCAGCGCCTCGACCAAGTCCCTGCGCCTGAACACCAACCTGCGCTACGAGAACCTCTGGCAGAAGGGACACACCCTCTCGCTGACCTATCTCGTCGCGCCCGAGCGGCCCGACGACTCCCAGGTCTATGCCGCCTCCTACGTCGCTCCGATCTGGAACACGCCGTGGAGCGTGCTGGCTTACGCCTTCAAGTCGGACAGCGACGTGGCCACGATCGGCGGCGTCAACGTGCTCGGCCAGGGCGCGACGGTGGGCCTGCGCGGCATCTACCAGTTCGCGAGCTTTCACGACATCAGCCAGAGCCTCTCGGTCGGCGTCGACTACAAGCACTTCTACGACCTGGCGCGACTGGCCGACGAGAAGGTCAGCCCCGGCCGGGTCGACTACTGGCCGCTGACGGCGACCTACACCCTGCGCCGGCAGGCCAAGTCGGTCACGACGGCCAGCCTCTCGGTCACGGCCAACATGCGCGGCCTCGGCGACGACGACGACGGGTTCCAGACCAAGCGCCTCGACGCCCGGGCCAACTTCGTCCACGTCAACGTCGAGCTGGAGCAGTTGCAACCCCTGCCTCTGGGCCTGCAGCTCAACAGCCGGTTCTCGGGCCAGATCTCCGACAGTCCGCTGGTCTCCAGCGAGCAGTTCTCGGCCGGCGGCGCCTCCAGCGTCCGCGGCTTCCTGGCGGCCGAGACCCTGGGCGACAACGGCGTGAACCTGTCGTTCGAGCTGCGCAGCCCGGCGCTTCTGGACAGCCATCCCAAGCTGCTGCGCGACTGGCGGGCCTACGGCTTCGTCGACGCCGCCAGCCTCTGGGTGCTCGCCCCCGACGTCGACCAGAAGCAGGACATGCTGATCTACAGCGCCGGCCTGGGAACACGCTTCCAGCTGCTCGAGCGCCTGAACGGCGACATCGTCGCCGCCTTCCCCCTCAAGAACGGGCCCACCCGCCGCGGCGGCGGAGACCGGGCCTACGTCAACTTCAGCCTGAAAGCGGAGTTCTAG
- a CDS encoding DUF2341 domain-containing protein: protein MAALGLVAAMAAATVPTSALAWWKKEWPYRIRLDLDTTPKGLELKGDAGRSPVLVRLHSGNFNFADAAPNGSDIRIISGDDKTPLAFHVESFDPLLGVGLVWIDAPQVKAGANQSIWLYYGAKDAAAGGDAKGTFDPDYTAVYHFDGARDAPPKDVTAYNNIAQTAPATIEDASAIGAGAQFIGAGPMIVAGSPSLATKAGGPFTFSAWVRPDELQPRAAVLARRDGAGALAVGLDNGVPFVEVGGQTINAAAPLTQGRWSHLAVVADGATVSLYVDGKPAGQASAALPALSGPIALGGDLPEGGLQPLKAGMDEVRFSRVARSAAQIQLDAASQGPDARLIAFVVDEKQSGMGFGHFGVIIKSVTVDAWVVIAILSIMAAASWWVMWSKTRFVNASDRANERFLSQFRDHGEDMLAMTRLDPAEARKLRESSVLRLYQAGADEIVRRSRGPGRLVLRAEAVQVIRALMDAAYVRETQKLAKAMVLLTISISGGPFLGLLGTVVGVMITFAAIAEAGDVNVNAIAPGISAALLATVAGLGVAIPALFGYNYILTRNKAVQANMQVFVDEFITRISEQYSDQGYAQAAE from the coding sequence ATGGCGGCCCTCGGCCTCGTGGCGGCCATGGCCGCCGCCACCGTCCCCACCAGCGCCCTGGCCTGGTGGAAGAAGGAATGGCCCTATCGCATCCGCCTCGACCTCGACACCACGCCCAAGGGCCTGGAACTGAAGGGCGACGCGGGCCGCTCGCCCGTGCTGGTGCGGCTGCACAGCGGCAACTTCAACTTCGCCGACGCCGCCCCGAACGGATCCGACATCCGCATCATCTCGGGCGACGACAAGACGCCCCTGGCCTTCCACGTCGAGAGCTTCGACCCGCTGCTGGGCGTGGGCCTGGTGTGGATCGACGCCCCCCAGGTGAAGGCGGGCGCCAATCAGTCGATCTGGCTGTACTACGGCGCCAAGGACGCCGCCGCCGGCGGCGACGCCAAGGGCACGTTCGATCCGGACTACACCGCCGTCTATCACTTCGACGGCGCCCGCGACGCGCCGCCCAAGGACGTCACGGCCTACAACAACATCGCCCAGACCGCCCCGGCGACGATCGAGGACGCCTCGGCGATCGGCGCCGGCGCGCAGTTCATCGGCGCCGGTCCGATGATCGTGGCCGGCTCGCCCTCGCTGGCGACCAAGGCCGGCGGCCCGTTCACCTTCAGCGCCTGGGTCCGCCCTGACGAGCTGCAGCCGCGCGCGGCGGTGCTCGCCCGTCGCGACGGCGCCGGCGCCCTGGCCGTGGGCCTGGACAACGGCGTGCCCTTCGTCGAAGTCGGCGGCCAGACGATCAACGCCGCCGCCCCCCTGACCCAGGGCCGCTGGAGCCACCTGGCGGTCGTCGCCGACGGCGCGACCGTCAGCCTCTATGTCGACGGCAAGCCGGCGGGCCAGGCTTCGGCCGCCCTGCCCGCCTTGTCGGGCCCTATCGCCCTCGGCGGCGACCTGCCGGAAGGCGGCCTCCAGCCGCTGAAGGCCGGCATGGACGAGGTGCGGTTCTCGCGCGTGGCGCGCTCCGCCGCCCAGATCCAGCTCGACGCCGCCTCGCAGGGGCCGGACGCCCGGCTGATCGCCTTCGTCGTCGACGAGAAGCAGTCCGGCATGGGCTTTGGCCACTTCGGCGTGATCATCAAGTCGGTCACCGTCGACGCCTGGGTCGTCATCGCCATCCTCAGCATCATGGCCGCGGCGTCGTGGTGGGTGATGTGGAGCAAGACCCGCTTCGTCAACGCGTCGGACCGCGCCAACGAGCGCTTCCTGAGCCAGTTCCGCGACCATGGCGAGGACATGCTGGCCATGACCCGCCTCGACCCGGCCGAAGCCCGCAAGTTGCGCGAGTCCTCGGTGCTGCGGCTCTACCAGGCCGGAGCCGACGAGATCGTGCGCCGCTCGCGCGGCCCGGGACGCCTGGTGCTGCGCGCCGAGGCCGTCCAGGTGATCCGCGCCTTGATGGACGCGGCCTATGTCCGCGAGACCCAGAAGCTGGCCAAGGCCATGGTGCTGCTGACGATCTCGATCTCGGGCGGCCCGTTCCTTGGGCTGCTGGGCACGGTGGTCGGGGTGATGATCACCTTCGCGGCCATCGCCGAAGCCGGCGACGTCAACGTCAACGCCATCGCGCCCGGCATCTCGGCCGCCCTGCTGGCCACCGTGGCCGGCCTTGGCGTCGCGATCCCGGCGCTGTTCGGATACAACTACATCCTCACGCGCAACAAGGCCGTGCAGGCGAACATGCAAGTGTTCGTCGACGAGTTCATCACCCGCATCTCCGAGCAATACAGCGACCAGGGCTACGCCCAGGCCGCCGAATAG
- a CDS encoding ExbD/TolR family protein → MQVQDEDKPYDDINITPMLDLAYVLLVIFIIMTTASVQGIKVDLPKASTSASLAKPKTKAITVNNNGDVFLDAYPVTMADLEERLRTAKAAEPDFPVVVKGDAAVQYQKVMDVLDLLRRLELNQVGLVTGRAEKG, encoded by the coding sequence ATGCAGGTCCAAGACGAAGACAAGCCCTACGACGACATCAACATCACCCCGATGCTCGACCTGGCCTACGTGCTGCTGGTGATCTTCATCATCATGACGACGGCCTCGGTGCAAGGCATCAAGGTCGACCTGCCCAAGGCGAGCACCTCGGCGAGCCTGGCCAAGCCCAAGACCAAGGCCATCACCGTCAACAACAACGGCGACGTGTTCCTGGACGCCTACCCGGTGACGATGGCGGACCTGGAGGAGCGGCTGCGGACAGCCAAGGCCGCCGAGCCCGATTTCCCGGTCGTGGTCAAGGGCGACGCCGCCGTCCAGTACCAGAAGGTGATGGACGTGCTGGACCTGCTGCGCCGGCTGGAGCTCAACCAGGTCGGCCTGGTCACCGGCCGCGCCGAGAAGGGCTGA
- a CDS encoding TonB family protein has protein sequence MPPIEPARTSWPERLRGVARVAVPVAVVAVIAIGVWRLATDTSGARRETAPPPLVALTPPPPPPPPPPKERPPEPEKTVVETSVPSPTPKPEPAPKSDAPKQLTINGPPQAGADAFGVAAGRGGGVAVGGDPNGSDKPGGAGGGFAEAGYARYLDGVLQRAVQADNRINRLAFTAQVQIWIRPDGAIARVEILRSSGDERTDKTLIAAIQSVGRVDQAPPPQIRFPARVVLRGRKT, from the coding sequence GTGCCGCCCATCGAGCCTGCCCGGACCAGCTGGCCGGAGCGCCTGCGCGGCGTCGCCCGCGTGGCCGTGCCCGTGGCGGTCGTCGCGGTCATCGCGATCGGCGTCTGGCGACTGGCGACAGACACGTCGGGCGCGCGGCGCGAGACCGCCCCGCCCCCGCTCGTGGCGCTGACCCCGCCGCCTCCGCCGCCTCCGCCGCCGCCCAAGGAGCGGCCGCCCGAGCCGGAGAAGACGGTCGTGGAGACGTCCGTTCCGTCGCCCACGCCCAAGCCCGAGCCCGCACCCAAGTCCGACGCGCCCAAGCAGCTGACCATCAACGGTCCGCCCCAGGCCGGAGCCGACGCGTTCGGCGTGGCCGCGGGCCGTGGCGGCGGCGTGGCCGTAGGCGGCGATCCGAACGGGTCGGACAAGCCCGGCGGCGCGGGCGGCGGCTTCGCCGAAGCCGGCTACGCCCGCTACCTGGACGGCGTGCTGCAACGCGCCGTTCAGGCCGACAACCGCATCAACCGCCTGGCCTTCACCGCCCAGGTGCAGATCTGGATCCGACCCGACGGCGCGATCGCCCGCGTCGAGATTCTCCGCTCCAGCGGCGACGAGCGCACCGACAAGACGCTGATCGCCGCCATCCAGTCCGTCGGCCGCGTCGATCAGGCGCCGCCGCCGCAAATCAGGTTCCCGGCCCGCGTGGTCCTTCGAGGTCGCAAGACATGA